One genomic window of Caldivirga maquilingensis IC-167 includes the following:
- a CDS encoding ethylbenzene dehydrogenase-related protein, which translates to MGKGSVLNNGKIPLKLIIVIAVAITAGLIYMIYPIPLAQTPAGIMAYKVVGSANLQNPGSEAFWSKIPWFNVSLVPNLSTQMLPIPANVPTSGEVPYIMVKAAWNGSYIFILVKWPDPYGPSLVGPAAIAGPGHWTMVYNPNGPLNVTFLKLMTSTFGKKYFMINSSFAVIKGSPRPMEYVLAYVAPHYGVYFYGYYVNLTSGHYYPDRVAIMWYMGSEQSPSDCMNIGAGHPNFVVKSELGQLMIPYTGSSTIQYTGGSLSSGAADIWEWISGATYPEGQNFNYFTNVTWDVENGIDEAAASVFSQSPHGFFIDLLTNETGLYDIGDGGIWYPNATGPEPGYFSNYAGAKYEDGYWIVEFVRPLKAPMPYTVNLTPGQTYDVAFGVWLGKAGETSWDKSISASFIPLTISTSTPSVTPPIPAPVIIVAVVGIVIALVAIGLIFYSIKHR; encoded by the coding sequence ATGGGTAAGGGAAGCGTGTTAAATAATGGTAAAATACCCCTAAAACTGATTATAGTAATTGCAGTGGCTATTACAGCTGGGTTAATCTACATGATTTACCCAATCCCACTAGCTCAAACACCAGCCGGTATAATGGCTTATAAGGTGGTTGGTAGCGCTAACCTGCAGAATCCAGGTAGTGAAGCATTTTGGAGTAAGATACCTTGGTTCAACGTATCCCTAGTACCCAATTTATCCACTCAAATGCTCCCAATACCGGCTAATGTACCCACCTCCGGGGAGGTGCCTTATATTATGGTTAAGGCTGCGTGGAATGGAAGCTACATATTCATTCTCGTGAAGTGGCCTGACCCATATGGCCCAAGCCTAGTTGGTCCAGCAGCCATAGCTGGTCCTGGGCATTGGACAATGGTTTATAATCCCAATGGTCCATTAAACGTAACATTCCTTAAACTAATGACTAGTACGTTTGGTAAGAAGTATTTCATGATTAACTCAAGCTTCGCGGTGATTAAGGGTTCACCAAGACCAATGGAGTATGTACTGGCTTATGTCGCACCGCATTACGGGGTATACTTCTACGGTTACTACGTTAACTTAACCTCAGGTCACTATTATCCTGATAGGGTGGCTATAATGTGGTACATGGGTAGTGAACAAAGTCCAAGTGACTGCATGAATATTGGTGCAGGACACCCAAACTTCGTTGTTAAGAGTGAGTTAGGTCAATTAATGATACCCTATACAGGCAGCAGCACAATACAGTACACTGGTGGTTCATTAAGCTCAGGGGCGGCTGACATTTGGGAGTGGATAAGTGGAGCCACTTACCCTGAGGGTCAGAACTTCAACTACTTCACTAATGTAACATGGGATGTGGAGAACGGTATTGATGAAGCCGCTGCCTCAGTCTTCTCCCAAAGTCCCCACGGCTTCTTCATTGACCTATTAACCAATGAAACTGGCCTATATGATATTGGAGATGGTGGAATATGGTACCCGAATGCCACAGGGCCTGAACCAGGCTACTTCAGTAACTACGCCGGCGCCAAGTATGAGGATGGGTACTGGATTGTGGAATTCGTTAGGCCGTTGAAAGCCCCAATGCCGTATACAGTAAACTTAACACCTGGTCAAACATACGATGTGGCCTTCGGGGTTTGGTTGGGTAAGGCTGGTGAAACCAGTTGGGATAAGTCCATATCAGCCAGCTTCATACCATTAACCATATCCACATCAACACCATCCGTTACACCACCAATACCTGCCCCAGTCATAATAGTTGCAGTTGTGGGTATTGTGATTGCCTTAGTGGCCATTGGTTTAATCTTCTACTCAATTAAGCATAGGTGA
- a CDS encoding cytochrome b, whose translation MSSTSFWDRVAEIFHLKDVPFMGVPDYMFSIEYWLGAIATSALAWQALTGLVLLLYYQPSNAYDSTMAIIHNVPFGSIILSSHLYGAYVMILAVYVHGLEVFFRGAYKRPRGAQWVLGVLLFAMTLGAAFVGYSLTGDVLSADAVGVGKGILTALGLSQVIPVFFGNGTQLDLFTRFLGWHIILASALILFFFIHFYLAEQNGFMPDPRETNYRAPALLSKNDARLKPWWPRNFVYMVSIVLFTWGIILVIPSILAIPSILGRIPILFSPYPGPSPTSPQASSVPAYPPWFFLFMYKMADMPFGLSTDILMGIFIPLIVLLIVPLLDRSDLLHPLDRPWITALFITGLTWVIELSIWSAIQPGVPVELTWFALTIVPPVVIAFGGVYAVSRVWVRVKAKPSGNGKGAGFKLSKNTALSLGYVTSLLAIIAIAVSFTLNPISDGPYVGVMWGTALISFAASLLAYFYVEYIQ comes from the coding sequence ATGAGTAGTACTAGCTTCTGGGATAGGGTTGCGGAAATCTTTCACTTAAAGGATGTACCTTTCATGGGTGTTCCAGATTACATGTTCAGTATAGAGTATTGGTTGGGTGCTATAGCTACATCGGCCTTGGCTTGGCAGGCCTTAACGGGATTAGTACTATTACTGTATTACCAGCCTAGTAATGCGTATGATTCAACAATGGCCATAATACATAATGTACCCTTCGGTTCAATAATACTCTCAAGCCACCTCTATGGGGCTTACGTAATGATACTTGCGGTGTACGTCCATGGGCTTGAAGTCTTCTTCAGGGGTGCTTATAAGAGGCCTAGGGGTGCTCAATGGGTTTTAGGTGTATTGCTCTTCGCCATGACTCTTGGTGCAGCCTTCGTTGGTTACTCATTAACGGGTGATGTGCTTTCAGCGGATGCTGTCGGTGTTGGTAAGGGTATTTTAACGGCATTGGGCTTGTCTCAAGTAATACCAGTATTCTTCGGTAATGGTACTCAATTGGACTTGTTTACAAGATTCCTGGGTTGGCATATTATACTGGCATCAGCGTTAATACTGTTCTTCTTCATACACTTCTACCTGGCTGAGCAGAACGGCTTCATGCCTGACCCAAGGGAGACTAATTACAGGGCTCCTGCCTTATTGAGTAAGAATGATGCTAGGCTTAAGCCTTGGTGGCCTAGGAATTTCGTCTACATGGTTAGCATAGTGTTGTTCACGTGGGGAATCATACTCGTAATTCCATCAATACTGGCTATACCGAGTATACTAGGCAGGATACCAATACTCTTCTCACCCTACCCAGGTCCCTCACCAACAAGCCCACAGGCCAGTAGTGTGCCGGCTTATCCACCCTGGTTCTTCCTATTCATGTATAAGATGGCTGATATGCCCTTCGGCCTAAGTACCGATATTTTAATGGGCATATTCATACCACTTATCGTATTATTAATAGTACCATTACTGGATAGGAGTGATTTACTGCATCCATTGGATAGACCATGGATAACCGCATTATTCATAACTGGGTTAACCTGGGTTATTGAGTTAAGCATATGGAGTGCTATTCAACCCGGTGTTCCAGTGGAGTTAACCTGGTTCGCATTAACAATAGTACCACCGGTTGTGATAGCCTTTGGTGGAGTTTACGCGGTTAGCAGGGTTTGGGTTAGGGTTAAGGCTAAACCCAGTGGTAATGGTAAGGGGGCTGGCTTTAAATTGAGTAAGAATACCGCATTATCCCTAGGCTACGTAACATCACTGCTAGCCATAATAGCCATAGCAGTCTCCTTCACCCTCAACCCAATATCCGATGGACCATACGTAGGCGTAATGTGGGGGACAGCCCTAATATCATTTGCAGCATCCCTATTAGCCTACTTCTACGTTGAGTACATTCAGTGA
- a CDS encoding Rieske 2Fe-2S domain-containing protein, with product MSGGNVNESRRNFLKAMVTIAGLSIVAGALRGLEVLMPPEVSISGFPRLLLVDENGNPIKASSIPINGKQIALFPYPLSNEPNMLLALGDSSGSPVEVPPTTVVVPQTGASYEFPGGVGPNKNIVAYSALCQHLGCTFPELTFYPPGVKAITVNGPMDKVIHCSCHGSTFDPYKGGAVVTGPTVRPLPAVVLEWDSNTDELYAVKMIGPVIYGHPGFNTPTNNTINNPTGDLTGGSPISGTSTVVKYYSNPAS from the coding sequence ATGAGTGGGGGTAATGTTAATGAGAGTAGGAGGAATTTCCTGAAGGCTATGGTTACAATTGCTGGGTTAAGTATTGTGGCTGGGGCGTTAAGGGGCCTTGAGGTGCTTATGCCTCCTGAAGTGAGTATAAGCGGCTTCCCTAGGCTTCTCCTCGTGGATGAGAATGGTAACCCAATTAAGGCTTCAAGCATACCGATTAATGGTAAGCAAATCGCCTTATTCCCCTACCCCCTTAGTAATGAGCCTAATATGTTGTTGGCTTTAGGTGACTCCTCCGGTAGTCCTGTGGAGGTTCCCCCGACTACTGTTGTTGTTCCTCAGACTGGTGCATCATATGAATTCCCAGGTGGTGTTGGGCCGAATAAGAATATAGTTGCCTACAGTGCCCTTTGCCAGCACCTGGGCTGCACCTTCCCTGAATTAACCTTCTATCCACCTGGTGTTAAGGCTATTACCGTTAATGGACCCATGGATAAGGTTATTCACTGCTCCTGCCATGGTTCTACGTTTGATCCGTATAAGGGTGGTGCTGTGGTTACTGGGCCAACAGTAAGGCCTTTACCGGCTGTGGTTCTTGAATGGGATTCAAACACTGATGAATTATACGCAGTGAAAATGATAGGACCAGTAATATACGGGCACCCAGGCTTCAACACACCCACAAACAACACAATAAACAACCCAACAGGTGATTTAACAGGGGGATCACCAATAAGTGGTACAAGTACTGTGGTTAAGTATTACAGTAATCCAGCATCATGA